In one Cellulomonas sp. JZ18 genomic region, the following are encoded:
- a CDS encoding phospho-sugar mutase → MQRRVEAWIADDPDPETADELDALLRTARAHPVDAGPAGDDAQLDPQERQDREASARAREELADRFSGLLQFGTAGLRGELGGGPHRMNRAVVIRAASGLAAHLLGELEGEARPPRVVVGYDARRNSDVFARDTAAVMTAVGIEVLLLPRPLPTPVLASAVRRYDADAGVMVTASHNPPRDNGYKVYLGGRVVTDAGQGAQIVPPADAAIAAEIARVPSVASVPRADGGWRVLDEDVVEGYARDAAAVVPAAQDAATARARASLRVVLTPLHGVGGAVARGVLARAGFTDVTVVPEQAEPDPQFPTVAFPNPEEPGAIDLALAYASATRADVVIALDPDADRCAVALVDVRSRVAGAPQTPQADGWRMLHGDEVGALLGADAAARVTADRADGTAATSAPPTLACSIVSSRLLASVAAAAGLQFAPTLTGFKWLSRVEGLVFGYEEALGYCVDPAHVRDKDGISAAVRVLDLAARLAGEGRSLVDALDDLARAHGLHASGQVSARFADLSRIGDTMDRLRAQPPRALAGSDVVEVVDLATGTEDERAGLPPTDGLRLLTADGTRVVVRPSGTEPKVKAYLEVVVPVAADASRDALDAAHRDARERLRVLGDDVRAALGLTV, encoded by the coding sequence CTGCAGCGCCGGGTCGAGGCGTGGATCGCCGACGACCCCGACCCCGAGACCGCCGACGAGCTGGACGCGCTGCTGCGCACCGCCCGGGCGCACCCCGTCGACGCGGGGCCCGCGGGCGACGACGCGCAGCTCGACCCGCAGGAGCGGCAGGACCGCGAGGCCTCGGCGCGCGCCCGCGAGGAGCTGGCGGACCGCTTCTCGGGGCTCCTGCAGTTCGGCACCGCGGGGCTGCGCGGCGAGCTCGGCGGTGGACCGCACCGCATGAACCGCGCCGTGGTGATCCGCGCCGCGTCCGGGCTGGCCGCGCACCTGCTGGGCGAGCTCGAGGGCGAGGCCCGCCCGCCGCGCGTGGTCGTCGGGTACGACGCGCGGCGCAACTCCGACGTCTTCGCGCGCGACACCGCCGCGGTCATGACGGCCGTCGGCATCGAGGTGCTGCTGCTCCCCCGGCCGCTGCCGACCCCCGTGCTCGCGTCCGCCGTGCGCCGGTACGACGCCGACGCGGGCGTCATGGTGACCGCCTCGCACAACCCCCCGCGGGACAACGGCTACAAGGTCTACCTGGGCGGGCGCGTGGTCACGGACGCCGGCCAGGGGGCGCAGATCGTGCCGCCCGCGGACGCCGCCATCGCGGCGGAGATCGCCCGGGTGCCGTCCGTCGCGTCGGTGCCGCGCGCGGACGGCGGCTGGCGGGTGCTCGACGAGGACGTCGTCGAGGGCTACGCGCGCGACGCGGCCGCGGTCGTCCCCGCCGCGCAGGACGCCGCCACGGCCCGTGCGCGCGCGTCCCTGCGGGTCGTGCTCACGCCCCTGCACGGTGTGGGCGGCGCGGTCGCCCGCGGCGTCCTCGCGCGCGCCGGCTTCACCGACGTCACCGTCGTGCCCGAGCAGGCCGAGCCGGACCCGCAGTTCCCCACGGTCGCCTTCCCCAACCCCGAGGAGCCGGGGGCGATCGACCTCGCGCTCGCGTACGCGAGCGCGACGCGCGCCGACGTCGTCATCGCGCTCGACCCGGACGCCGACCGGTGCGCCGTGGCCCTCGTCGACGTCCGCTCCCGGGTCGCGGGCGCACCGCAGACGCCGCAGGCCGACGGCTGGCGCATGCTGCACGGCGACGAGGTGGGCGCGCTGCTCGGCGCCGACGCCGCCGCCCGCGTCACGGCCGACCGCGCGGACGGCACGGCCGCGACGTCCGCGCCGCCGACGCTGGCGTGCTCGATCGTCTCCTCGCGCCTGCTCGCGTCGGTCGCCGCGGCGGCGGGCCTGCAGTTCGCCCCCACGCTCACCGGCTTCAAGTGGCTCTCGCGGGTCGAGGGGCTGGTGTTCGGCTACGAGGAGGCCCTCGGCTACTGCGTCGACCCCGCGCACGTGCGGGACAAGGACGGCATCTCCGCGGCCGTGCGCGTGCTCGACCTGGCCGCGCGTCTGGCCGGCGAGGGACGCAGCCTCGTCGACGCCCTCGACGACCTCGCCCGTGCGCACGGCCTGCACGCGAGCGGCCAGGTGAGCGCCCGGTTCGCGGACCTGTCCCGCATCGGCGACACCATGGACCGGCTGCGCGCGCAGCCGCCGCGCGCGCTCGCGGGCTCGGACGTCGTCGAGGTCGTCGACCTCGCGACCGGGACCGAGGACGAGCGCGCGGGGCTGCCGCCGACGGACGGGCTGCGGCTGCTCACGGCCGACGGCACCCGGGTCGTCGTGCGCCCGTCCGGCACCGAGCCGAAGGTCAAGGCGTACCTCGAGGTCGTCGTGCCGGTCGCCGCCGACGCGTCCCGCGACGCGCTCGACGCGGCGCACCGGGACGCCCGCGAGCGCCTGCGCGTGCTCGGCGACGACGTGCGCGCGGCCCTCGGCCTGACCGTCTGA
- a CDS encoding cellulose binding domain-containing protein — protein MRVRRAHDVPPGRLVRSGRARRRREPAGRAVRGRGRRAHHGPPAPAPPTAPTDPPVEAPGGPAGPSAPAPPGSGTTPAPGGAAPPSAAPPAPASPGVVAPPPAVPAGACTARYELLTSWPGGYQAQVTVTATTAGVHGWLVQWTAVPGLGINERWGADIGTDGGTVSAENLSWNGSVANGQSVVFGFTGSAEGDAARTVPQLRCTQTR, from the coding sequence GTGCGCGTCCGGCGTGCACACGACGTTCCGCCCGGACGGCTCGTGCGGTCCGGACGAGCCCGGCGCCGACGTGAACCCGCCGGTCGCGCCGTTCGCGGCCGAGGACGTCGCGCTCACCACGGCCCCCCCGCCCCCGCGCCCCCGACCGCGCCCACCGACCCGCCGGTGGAGGCACCCGGCGGACCTGCCGGGCCGTCCGCCCCGGCCCCGCCGGGGAGCGGGACGACCCCGGCGCCGGGCGGAGCCGCGCCGCCGTCCGCCGCACCCCCCGCACCGGCGTCCCCCGGGGTCGTCGCCCCGCCGCCCGCGGTGCCCGCCGGCGCGTGCACCGCGCGCTACGAGCTGCTGACGTCGTGGCCGGGGGGGTACCAGGCGCAGGTGACGGTGACCGCGACGACCGCCGGCGTGCACGGCTGGCTGGTGCAGTGGACCGCCGTGCCGGGCCTGGGCATCAACGAGCGCTGGGGCGCGGACATCGGCACGGACGGCGGCACCGTGAGCGCGGAGAACCTGTCCTGGAACGGGTCGGTCGCGAACGGGCAGTCGGTCGTCTTCGGGTTCACCGGCTCCGCCGAGGGCGACGCCGCACGCACGGTCCCGCAGCTGCGCTGCACCCAGACGCGCTGA
- a CDS encoding DUF6055 domain-containing protein, translated as MRDGRRQHGRARSAGRVRTRREETHADGEDRPQHPRPRAARPLRPRRGARRCARQHGRQRTGPRRARRVGCRPRRGARARGGARGAAVGCPRGGRPVRVRRGPRVRPRRRRRTPGVAARAARDGPGSGRPRRPGSRPQGARGRRRDVGVGPRGAGGAPGGTRARGHEPRGGGRRRRRPACHAGRARHGRHGGRGRARHRGARHRGARHPGARRPGSRRVPRDRGRGGHVVGARARVRRGRDPAGRRGARRGLGGSDAASFRAASAAYLATLAVPAGHADVSDLLRAPHLAWGSARHGAAGWLLLDSLVARADPGLVADLWTQAHDGETVLGAYARLTGSRPEDVNRRVAQYAMRAAAGDGGGRAAATLLDDVDPVLLADRTTPTEPVPGDPAHHRVLGTFAPAAYGFTVVRLVPDGSGGDVRVRVRGHAEAFPAGAAGWSVGMVALGPEGPRFGPVTATVDGEVVLTPRAGEDAVLLVVTATPPEVPAGTGARSPARRATRTSSGWPVRWWPTPPRHRRSRAGTATPTAAAGSTTPPPSTRRPGSGRRRWSAARRRCAAPPGWRDARGSRTVRSSRTAPSSGTPPSSAAVRTCPATSWSAVTPSWPARARPACTRRSARTARAVRTSPAPT; from the coding sequence GTGCGGGACGGACGACGACAGCACGGCAGGGCGCGGTCCGCCGGACGCGTGCGCACCCGGCGGGAGGAGACGCACGCGGATGGGGAGGATCGGCCGCAGCACCCTCGCCCTCGTGCTGCTCGTCCCCTTCGTCCTCGGCGCGGTGCTCGCCGGTGCGCTCGGCAGCACGGTCGGCAGCGCACCGGCCCTCGTCGTGCCCGCCGCGTGGGGTGCCGTCCGCGACGCGGCGCACGTGCGCGAGGGGGAGCACGTGGCGCTGCTGTGGGGTGCCCGCGCGGGGGCCGACCCGTCCGCGTCCGACGGGGACCTCGCGTTCGACCCCGACGCCGCCGTCGCACGCCTGGAGTCGCTGCACGCGCTGCACGTGACGGCCCTGGGTCTGGGCGCCCGCGACGGCCCGGCAGCCGGCCGCAAGGTGCTCGTGGTCGTCGACGGGACGTGGGCGTCGGGCCCCGGGGTGCGGGCGGCGCCCCCGGGGGAACCCGTGCGCGGGGCCACGAGCCGCGCGGAGGCGGTCGACGGCGTCGGCGTCCTGCGTGTCACGCCGGCCGTGCTCGCCACGGCCGGCACGGAGGACGAGGACGCGCCCGGCACCGCGGAGCCCGGCACCGCGGAGCCCGGCATCCCGGAGCCCGGCGCCCTGGGAGCCGGCGCGTCCCCCGCGACCGCGGTCGCGGAGGGCACGTCGTGGGAGCTCGCGCGCGGGTACGCCGAGGTCGCGATCCTGCTGGCCGCCGAGGGGCGCGGCGGGGGCTCGGAGGGTCGGACGCCGCGTCGTTCCGGGCCGCGAGCGCGGCGTACCTGGCGACCCTGGCGGTGCCGGCCGGGCACGCCGACGTCAGCGACCTGCTGCGCGCGCCGCACCTCGCCTGGGGCAGCGCCCGGCACGGCGCCGCCGGCTGGCTGCTCCTCGACTCGCTCGTGGCCCGCGCGGACCCGGGCCTCGTCGCCGACCTGTGGACGCAGGCGCACGACGGCGAGACGGTCCTCGGCGCGTACGCGCGGCTCACCGGCTCCCGGCCGGAGGACGTGAACCGGCGCGTCGCCCAGTACGCGATGCGCGCGGCCGCCGGCGACGGGGGCGGACGCGCCGCGGCCACGCTGCTCGACGACGTCGACCCCGTGCTGCTCGCGGACCGGACCACCCCCACCGAGCCGGTCCCGGGTGATCCCGCGCACCACCGCGTCCTCGGCACGTTCGCGCCCGCCGCGTACGGGTTCACGGTCGTGCGGCTGGTGCCCGACGGGTCGGGGGGCGACGTCCGGGTGCGGGTGCGTGGGCACGCCGAGGCGTTCCCGGCCGGTGCCGCCGGGTGGAGCGTCGGCATGGTGGCGCTCGGGCCCGAGGGACCGCGGTTCGGACCCGTGACGGCGACCGTCGACGGGGAGGTCGTCCTGACCCCGCGCGCGGGCGAGGACGCCGTCCTCCTCGTCGTCACGGCCACCCCGCCGGAGGTGCCCGCGGGCACGGGGGCACGTTCGCCCGCACGACGCGCTACCCGTACGAGTTCCGGGTGGCCGGTGCGGTGGTGGCCGACCCCGCCGCGGCACCGCCGGTCGCGGGCGGGCACCGCCACCCCCACGGCGGCGGCTGGGTCGACGACGCCGCCACCGTCGACGCGACGGCCTGGGTCGGGCCGCAGGCGGTGGTCCGCGGCGCGGCGCAGGTGCGCGGCACCGCCCGGCTGGAGGGACGCGCGTGGGTCGAGGACGGTGCGGTCGTCGAGGACCGCGCCGTCGTCCGGGACTCCGCCGTCGTCCGCGGCGGTGCGCACCTGTCCGGCGACGTCGTGGTCGGCGGTGACGCCGTCGTGGCCGGCGCGTGCGCGTCCGGCGTGCACACGACGTTCCGCCCGGACGGCTCGTGCGGTCCGGACGAGCCCGGCGCCGACGTGA
- the deoC gene encoding deoxyribose-phosphate aldolase, with translation MTTDPTAPLDAVALARHVDHTLLKPEATRADVEALVAEGVRLGVYAVCVSPSFLPLEVPVGLDGEPDLLVATVCGFPSGKHHSDVKAAEAARAVRDGAAEVDMVIDVGAAKAGRFADVAADIAAVRAAAPAPTVLKVIIESAALSDDEIVAVCEAAEASGADYVKTSTGFHPAGGASVHAVRLMARTVGGRLGVKASGGIRTAQDALAMVEAGATRLGLSGTAAVLGGLTADAGY, from the coding sequence ATGACCACCGACCCCACCGCACCCCTCGACGCCGTCGCGCTCGCCCGGCACGTCGACCACACCCTGCTCAAGCCCGAGGCGACGCGCGCCGACGTCGAGGCGCTCGTCGCCGAGGGCGTCCGGCTCGGCGTGTACGCCGTGTGCGTGTCCCCCTCGTTCCTCCCGCTGGAGGTGCCGGTGGGGCTGGACGGGGAGCCGGACCTGCTCGTGGCGACGGTCTGCGGCTTCCCCTCCGGCAAGCACCACAGCGACGTCAAGGCCGCCGAGGCGGCCCGCGCCGTGCGGGACGGCGCGGCGGAGGTCGACATGGTGATCGACGTCGGCGCGGCGAAGGCCGGGCGGTTCGCCGACGTGGCGGCCGACATCGCCGCGGTGCGCGCCGCCGCACCGGCGCCGACCGTGCTCAAGGTCATCATCGAGTCCGCGGCCCTCAGCGACGACGAGATCGTCGCGGTGTGCGAGGCGGCCGAGGCGTCGGGCGCCGACTACGTGAAGACCTCGACGGGCTTCCACCCCGCCGGCGGGGCGAGCGTGCACGCCGTGCGGCTCATGGCGCGCACGGTGGGCGGGCGGCTCGGGGTCAAGGCCTCGGGCGGGATCCGCACGGCGCAGGACGCCCTCGCCATGGTCGAGGCGGGGGCGACGCGCCTCGGGCTGTCGGGCACCGCGGCCGTGCTGGGCGGGCTCACGGCGGACGCAGGCTACTGA
- a CDS encoding adenosine deaminase: MTALPSAAGTPGADLGAAVRALPKVLLHDHLDGGLRPATVVELAAQAGHALPTTDPDALGRWFVESASSGSLERYLETFAHTVGVLQTADALHRVAREAVLDLAADGVVHAEERYAPEQHQRGGLSLQAVVDAVRAGLEDGMAEARDAGHEIRVTQVLSAMRQADRAEEVAALALANRDAGVVAFDVAGPEAGFPASRHAAAFRTLRQESFPVTVHAGEGAGLDSIADALHGALALRLGHGVRIADDVQLGGDGAPRLGRLAHWVRDRRVPLEVCPSSNLQTGAAASVADHPVTLLLRLGFEVTVSTDNRLQSGTSLSRELELLVREAGWTPDDVVAVQVAAARHAFLHEDERRALVDRIVRPAAAPGTARPGRHRA; encoded by the coding sequence ATGACCGCGCTCCCCTCGGCGGCGGGCACGCCCGGCGCCGACCTCGGCGCGGCCGTCCGCGCACTGCCCAAGGTCCTGCTGCACGACCACCTCGACGGGGGTCTGCGACCGGCGACCGTCGTCGAGCTCGCCGCGCAGGCCGGCCACGCGCTGCCCACGACCGACCCCGACGCGCTGGGGCGCTGGTTCGTCGAGTCGGCGTCCTCGGGCTCCCTCGAGCGCTACCTCGAGACGTTCGCGCACACCGTGGGCGTGCTGCAGACGGCCGACGCCCTGCACCGCGTCGCGCGCGAGGCCGTGCTCGACCTGGCGGCCGACGGCGTCGTGCACGCCGAGGAGCGGTACGCGCCCGAGCAGCACCAGCGCGGCGGGCTGTCGCTGCAGGCCGTCGTCGACGCCGTCCGTGCCGGCCTCGAGGACGGCATGGCGGAGGCCCGCGACGCGGGCCACGAGATCCGGGTGACGCAGGTCCTCTCGGCGATGCGCCAGGCGGACCGCGCCGAGGAGGTGGCGGCGCTCGCGCTGGCCAACCGGGACGCGGGCGTCGTCGCGTTCGACGTCGCCGGACCCGAGGCGGGCTTCCCGGCGTCGCGGCACGCCGCGGCGTTCCGGACGCTGCGACAGGAGAGCTTCCCGGTGACCGTGCACGCCGGCGAGGGCGCGGGTCTCGACTCGATCGCCGACGCGCTGCACGGCGCCCTGGCGCTGCGCCTCGGGCACGGCGTGCGCATCGCCGACGACGTGCAGCTCGGCGGCGACGGCGCACCGCGGCTCGGCCGGCTCGCGCACTGGGTCCGTGACCGCCGCGTGCCGCTCGAGGTGTGCCCGTCGTCGAACCTGCAGACCGGCGCCGCGGCGTCCGTCGCCGACCACCCCGTCACGCTGCTGCTGCGCCTCGGCTTCGAGGTCACCGTCAGCACCGACAACCGCCTGCAGTCGGGCACGTCGCTCTCGCGCGAGCTCGAGCTGCTGGTGCGCGAGGCCGGCTGGACCCCTGACGACGTCGTCGCGGTCCAGGTCGCCGCGGCCCGGCACGCGTTCCTGCACGAGGACGAGCGCCGTGCGCTCGTCGACCGCATCGTCCGCCCGGCCGCCGCGCCGGGCACCGCACGGCCCGGGAGGCACCGCGCATGA